acaaacactaTAACCAACGCAATCACCATTTTCTCCCTCCTCCTCCTCATGAAGAAGCTCTACCATAAAGGGACGGTTCACCCGTCGCCACCGCTCATCTCCGACCACCTCGCCTTCCTCCCCGCCGCCATACTCACTCTCGCGGCCGCGCTTTCTCCGGACGACCGGGAGGTTCTCTCTTATCTCATCTCCTGCTCATCCGCCGCTGCTTCCACCTTCTCCGGCAACCCCCGCCGGAAAAGCGCCGCGGAAACCGCCCATTCACCTGCGTTCAACTGCAGCTGCTTCGGCTGCTACACCAGCTACTGGGTCAGGTGGGACGATTCGCCGAATCGCCAGCTCATACACGAGATCATCGACGCGTACGAGGATTCGTTGGCTCAGATTGGAAACAAGGGTAAGAAGAACGGTAAggggaagaaggagaagaggaACCACAGGAGAGCGGGGGGCAGCAGTAGCAGCAGTAGTAGTAAGCATGCGCATTCGAGCGAGTTGAAGCGGTCCGAGTTGGCGAGTCTGGCGATTCACGACTCGGCCGAGTCGGAAGCGGTGGTGGAGGGTAACGGTGGCGGTGATGAAGGTTGTGAGGGGGTTGTGGTTTTTGAGGAAAAAGGATCGGTGAGAAGGTTTGTGAGTTTCATCGGTGAAAGGATTTGGGGAGGGTGGGGACAGTGAGTAAGTGAATGTATGAATTTGGAAGAGATaataatgaagaagaaaattagaaaatgaagaaaggaagagaaaagAAGAGGAAAGGTAGGtctagattttaatatttacaccACCTCCCTTActttatcttgttcctttttatttttgcttttgtACATTAATCAATCACTACTACTACTACCCTGCAATGTTTAACACGAAATGGATGTTCTTCTGTGATTCAGGGTTTAgagttttgttatatataatctCTCAAGCAAatcatatatatcaaaattatcaatccatttttttttttcgtttgttTCTCTTCCTGTTGTGTTTCCATTTTCTGGGGAACTAATTAGTGCATCTCTTAAAGATGTTATTTTGAATACAAGTTTTGGTTCCGAATTCGTTTTAGTTGGGAAAAAGCTGTTTCTCCTTCTAGTGTATTCATTGTTCAATTTCGGCGTTCAACCCCAGTGACGATGATGCCCTGTTTGTTTCTTCAGGGTGCTATCATTTGTAAGTCAAAAATGActaagtttttttgttttttagatttttctttctcaattaGTGTGTAGAATTTGAATTTGACCAATTCATGTCTTCCgagaagttttcttttttttggtggtctttatctttatctcttTTTTCTCGTGAAACTTACCGGTGAATACAAGACAATGTCATGGAAAATCAATTCTTTGGCCGCTGTCTAAACTTCATAGGTCTTGGTCTTGACTGGTAACTgtatattgattattttaaaaactcaaaaaagtaaaaaaaaaaaaaaacaatttcatttcttaaacttgcGAAACTTTATTAGATGTATTGTCTTGgattaataaaagtattttatactgaaaatgaaaataaatcatgACTTCATTTTTTACATATAGGTTTTTTGGTAATGGATTCTGCTGTCCGATAAAATCTGCATTTTCTAACGTATAGTTGCTGCTGAACCTGGAATAAGAGCAGAGTCGCAGACATGTAGTGGTGTATTTTTTGGTGAAGAGATAAAACTTTatcaaaatgttatttaatggTTTGCTTTCAGTTTTTTAAGGTAAATTTTGCCTTTTAGTTATTGGGgcttcatttaataaatttagttataGACATGATTCCGAATATGATTAGATGATAAAAAATGACATGAAAAGCATAGGAATGgactttatttaatttcatccTTAATACTTTATACTATAGTATATTAGACGGAATTTGTAATAATAGTCTTTTCTTTATAGTtgattatatataaacattcatgtctattatatatttcctaatttttttttggtattcttgtattaacatattttgaaaaattaaaatactccTTTTAATGATTAATATGATGTCAATAAGATATTTGTATACCTATCAggtaaattttgatttttgtctTCTAAACATATATTGATTTGATTTGGAATAACTTTCTATTGATCTAGATTGTGTGTTtgtaaacttaaattttaaactgGATTTTACTGTTCATAAATAGTTAAtgtaacttttaaatattttaattgatatgaaATTATTGTTAAACAACTTTTACaacaattaacataaaatttaatattaatttgtataataatttattattaaaaataatatatcaaagtttatatcatttagtataataatatatttaaacctttaaagcttaattttaagtttgtttcttcttcttttttttcgtagttttagtcctttaattttaattatctagaGTTTCGattcttaaatttgtttttggcaaattaatcttttaactttttgtaGGTTATTAGCTATAATCTTTCATGTattgctaaaatattttcaaattatttttttaccaaaTATAAAGGTTTTAATGACAACAATTTTGGACTCcttttcctatttatttattacaaacttAAGGTTATCAGTCACAacgattttttttctctttcttatatttttgttattgcaAAAGTTCCGtcaatatttatgaataaatatagttaataatattttctgttttgaatacttttaacaataattgttttataaaaaatataggtcACTAGTAATAaccttttttctaaaattaaatccGTTTAATTACTGCAATAATCTTCTCAACAGATATTTCCAGAATTTATgtccataaaaaataataaagaagagTTCTTAGTCATCATTATCAAAATCGCTTTTTCGTTTGTGTATTGCAAGAACTTTGCTTTTGGAGAACGATTAAAAACGTGATTCCTTACCTTCTCAAAAACAAAATCTATGTCCCTtttatttttacacaaaaatatctaaaatttatcaactaactaatacttttttttactaaaatcgttatatatagagagagacaCACAACTTAAGATCAAGAAGTgtagagaaaataataataaaaatcctgaaattttcttaatttttttaaagttaaaattaacatttttcaaTTATCTAAATTTAACACATTTATCTAGttcaaatctaaaaaaaaaaaaaaacaatattttatgaatGAGACTAAGTTATGCAAAAGTCTCCTAACAAATTATTAGGCTAATACGCCATTAGGTTCGGAGTTATActgtttattaatattatataaggaAAAATCAATTTCGTACACAAAAGGAGCATTCCTATTCCTTCTACATGAGCTAAtgtttatgtaattttcttacTCGA
This portion of the Vigna unguiculata cultivar IT97K-499-35 chromosome 6, ASM411807v1, whole genome shotgun sequence genome encodes:
- the LOC114187102 gene encoding uncharacterized protein LOC114187102, with protein sequence MKKLYHKGTVHPSPPLISDHLAFLPAAILTLAAALSPDDREVLSYLISCSSAAASTFSGNPRRKSAAETAHSPAFNCSCFGCYTSYWVRWDDSPNRQLIHEIIDAYEDSLAQIGNKGKKNGKGKKEKRNHRRAGGSSSSSSSKHAHSSELKRSELASLAIHDSAESEAVVEGNGGGDEGCEGVVVFEEKGSVRRFVSFIGERIWGGWGQ